From the Bacillus marinisedimentorum genome, one window contains:
- a CDS encoding YlmC/YmxH family sporulation protein, protein MRLSEIGGKEIIDLEKGERMGVLGQTDLEINENTGHIESLLIPNMKWFGFKRQGDELRVPWKNIKKVGLDMIIIDLQQPY, encoded by the coding sequence GTGAGACTGAGTGAAATCGGCGGGAAAGAAATAATTGATCTGGAAAAAGGTGAACGGATGGGGGTGCTTGGACAGACAGACCTTGAAATAAACGAAAATACCGGCCATATTGAATCGCTTCTTATTCCGAATATGAAATGGTTCGGGTTCAAAAGACAGGGGGATGAACTCAGGGTGCCCTGGAAAAACATAAAAAAAGTGGGCCTGGATATGATCATTATAGATTTGCAGCAGCCTTATTAA
- the pnp gene encoding polyribonucleotide nucleotidyltransferase: MEQETQRFSIDWAGRELTVEVGQLAKQANGAVMVRYGETAVLSTATASKEPKDLPFFPLTVNYEERLYAVGKIPGGFIKREGRPSEKAVLTSRLIDRPIRPLFPDGFRNDVQVISIVMSVDQDCSSEMAAMLGSSLALSLSDIPFYGPIAGVTVGRIEGEFVINPTVDQMENSDIELIVAGTKDAVNMVEAGAQEVPEDVMLEAIMFGHEEIKRLIAFQEEVAAKAGKEKTEVKLYELDEKLENEIRDMAETDLLNAIRTEEKQEREAAIQEVKNAVIEKYEENEADDSTIKQVKDILDKIVKGEVRRLITKEKVRPDGRGIDEIRPLSSETNKLARTHGSGLFTRGQTQALSVCTLGALGDVQILDGLDLEESKRFMHHYNFPLFSVGETGPIRGPGRREIGHGALGERALEKVIPPEKDFPYTIRLVSEVLESNGSTSQASICASTLALMDAGVPIKAPVAGIAMGLVTDGEDYSVLTDIQGMEDHLGDMDFKVAGTEKGVTALQMDIKIEGLSRDILKEALEQAKKGRLQILDNMMQAISEPRKELSPYAPKILIMSIKPDKIRDVIGPSGKQINKIIEETNVKIDIEQDGTIFISSTNTEMNEKAKKIIEDLVREVEVGQIYLGKVKRIEKFGAFVELFSGKDGLVHISEIAEERIGKVEDVLSIGDEILVKVVEIDRQGRVNLSRKAVLREQKEKDQNKE, from the coding sequence ATGGAACAAGAAACACAACGTTTCTCCATTGACTGGGCAGGACGTGAACTAACCGTTGAAGTTGGACAGCTTGCGAAGCAGGCTAACGGTGCCGTCATGGTCCGTTACGGAGAGACCGCTGTACTATCTACTGCCACCGCCTCAAAAGAACCGAAAGATTTGCCGTTTTTCCCTTTGACAGTTAACTATGAAGAAAGGCTTTATGCTGTCGGTAAAATTCCTGGGGGATTCATCAAGCGTGAAGGCCGACCGAGTGAAAAAGCCGTATTGACGAGCCGCCTCATTGACCGGCCGATTCGCCCGCTATTCCCGGATGGATTCCGCAATGATGTCCAGGTCATCAGCATCGTGATGAGCGTCGACCAGGATTGTTCATCAGAAATGGCTGCTATGCTCGGGTCATCCCTTGCCCTTTCACTTTCCGACATTCCGTTTTACGGGCCGATTGCCGGTGTAACCGTCGGAAGAATCGAAGGCGAATTCGTCATCAATCCTACTGTGGATCAAATGGAAAACAGTGACATTGAATTGATCGTAGCCGGAACAAAAGATGCGGTCAATATGGTGGAAGCCGGCGCACAAGAAGTACCGGAAGATGTAATGCTTGAAGCCATCATGTTCGGCCATGAAGAAATTAAGCGCCTCATCGCTTTCCAGGAAGAAGTTGCAGCGAAAGCCGGTAAGGAAAAAACGGAAGTCAAGCTATATGAACTTGATGAAAAGCTTGAAAACGAAATCCGCGATATGGCAGAAACAGACCTGCTTAACGCGATCCGGACTGAGGAAAAGCAGGAACGCGAAGCTGCCATCCAGGAAGTCAAAAATGCTGTAATCGAAAAGTATGAGGAAAATGAAGCGGATGACAGCACAATCAAACAAGTCAAAGACATACTCGATAAAATCGTCAAAGGCGAGGTTCGCCGGCTGATCACTAAAGAAAAGGTCCGTCCGGATGGGCGCGGCATCGATGAAATCCGCCCGCTGTCTTCCGAAACGAACAAGCTCGCCCGCACACACGGTTCAGGTCTGTTCACACGCGGCCAAACGCAGGCGTTAAGCGTTTGTACCCTTGGTGCGCTTGGTGATGTACAAATCTTGGACGGGCTTGATCTGGAAGAATCGAAGCGGTTCATGCACCATTATAACTTCCCGCTGTTCAGCGTCGGTGAAACCGGGCCAATCCGCGGACCGGGCCGCCGGGAAATCGGACATGGAGCGCTTGGTGAACGCGCTCTTGAAAAAGTGATTCCACCTGAAAAGGATTTCCCTTATACGATTCGGCTTGTATCTGAAGTACTGGAATCAAACGGATCGACTTCACAGGCCAGCATATGCGCCAGCACGCTTGCACTTATGGACGCCGGTGTGCCGATTAAAGCGCCAGTTGCCGGAATTGCGATGGGCCTTGTCACTGACGGAGAGGATTATTCGGTCCTTACCGATATCCAGGGCATGGAAGACCATCTCGGCGATATGGACTTTAAAGTTGCCGGAACTGAAAAAGGCGTTACCGCCCTGCAGATGGATATCAAAATTGAAGGGCTTTCCCGCGATATCTTGAAAGAAGCGCTCGAGCAGGCCAAAAAAGGCCGCTTGCAAATCCTTGATAACATGATGCAAGCCATTTCTGAGCCGCGGAAAGAGCTTTCTCCATATGCTCCAAAAATCTTGATCATGTCAATCAAGCCAGATAAAATCCGTGATGTTATCGGGCCTAGCGGTAAGCAAATCAATAAGATTATTGAAGAAACGAACGTTAAAATCGATATCGAGCAAGATGGCACAATTTTCATATCTTCCACAAACACAGAGATGAATGAAAAGGCGAAGAAGATCATTGAAGATCTCGTCCGCGAAGTGGAAGTCGGTCAAATTTATCTCGGCAAAGTCAAGCGCATCGAAAAGTTCGGCGCTTTTGTGGAGCTGTTCAGCGGCAAAGACGGACTTGTGCATATTTCCGAAATTGCAGAAGAACGGATCGGCAAAGTCGAGGACGTGCTGTCTATCGGTGATGAAATCCTTGTCAAAGTCGTTGAAATAGACAGGCAGGGCCGTGTTAATCTTTCCCGCAAGGCTGTGCTGCGTGAGCAAAAGGAAAAGGATCAAAATAAAGAGTAA
- a CDS encoding M16 family metallopeptidase, which produces MITKHTCKNGLRIVIEKIPTVRSVATGIWIGTGSRNESKENNGISHFLEHMFFKGTKERSAREIAEAFDSIGGQVNAFTSKEYTCYYAKTLDEHATYALNILGDMFFNSVFDDQELQKEKNVVFEEIKMYEDTPDDIVHDLLSQASFEEHALGYPILGTESTLDTFNGDKLRKFMEQMYTPDNVVISVAGNVSEDFIKKIEEIFGSYTTGYTKPDYVKPQFHSNRLTKKKDTEQAHLCLGYKGLPIGDDKVYTLIVMNNILGGSMSSRLFQEVREERGLAYSVFSYHSAYQDNGILTIYGGTGSKQLDVLYETIKDTLEVYQNEGITEKELRNSKEQMKGNMMLSLESTNSRMSRNGKNELLLRRHRSLDEILERINEVTMEKVNNLSREIFSSDFSAALISPQNELPKAMK; this is translated from the coding sequence TTGATCACAAAACACACTTGCAAAAATGGATTGCGCATAGTAATCGAAAAAATTCCAACTGTCCGTTCTGTGGCAACCGGCATTTGGATCGGAACAGGTTCCAGAAATGAGTCGAAAGAGAACAACGGTATTTCCCATTTCCTTGAACATATGTTTTTTAAAGGGACAAAAGAGCGCTCAGCCCGTGAAATCGCCGAAGCATTTGACAGCATCGGCGGACAGGTCAACGCTTTTACATCCAAAGAATATACATGCTATTATGCGAAAACGCTTGATGAGCATGCAACATATGCTTTGAATATTTTGGGGGACATGTTTTTTAATTCCGTATTTGATGATCAGGAACTGCAAAAAGAAAAAAATGTCGTCTTTGAAGAAATCAAAATGTATGAAGATACACCTGACGATATCGTTCATGATCTTCTGAGCCAGGCAAGCTTTGAGGAGCATGCCCTTGGCTACCCGATCCTTGGGACGGAATCTACACTCGATACATTCAATGGTGATAAGCTCCGCAAATTCATGGAACAAATGTACACGCCGGATAATGTCGTTATTTCAGTGGCTGGGAATGTCAGTGAAGACTTCATTAAAAAAATTGAGGAGATTTTCGGCAGCTATACGACCGGCTACACGAAGCCGGACTATGTGAAGCCTCAATTCCATTCAAATCGCTTGACTAAGAAAAAGGATACAGAACAGGCACACCTGTGTCTTGGCTACAAAGGGCTTCCGATCGGTGATGATAAGGTATATACTCTCATCGTGATGAACAACATTCTCGGCGGCAGCATGAGCAGCCGTCTTTTCCAGGAAGTCAGGGAAGAGCGCGGTCTCGCTTATTCCGTATTTTCTTACCATTCCGCCTATCAGGATAATGGTATCCTGACCATTTACGGAGGCACAGGAAGTAAACAGCTCGACGTGCTATACGAGACGATCAAGGATACGCTTGAAGTATACCAAAATGAAGGAATCACAGAAAAAGAGCTTCGAAACAGCAAGGAGCAAATGAAAGGCAATATGATGCTCAGCCTTGAAAGCACCAACAGCAGAATGAGCAGGAACGGAAAAAATGAATTGCTGCTCCGCCGCCATCGTTCTCTGGATGAGATTTTGGAACGGATCAACGAAGTCACGATGGAAAAGGTGAACAATCTTTCAAGGGAGATTTTCTCCTCGGATTTTTCAGCGGCTTTGATCAGCCCGCAAAATGAGCTTCCAAAAGCGATGAAATAA
- the ribF gene encoding bifunctional riboflavin kinase/FAD synthetase, whose protein sequence is MKTIKLKYPLKGNDQESQQKVMALGFFDGVHRGHKKVIQTAVNKAAEAGMESAVMTFHPHPSAVLRKSVEHVRYITPPHEKEKEISKLGVDVLYVVEFSHSFADLQPQEFVDEYIIGLNVKHVVAGFDYSYGRFGKGTMETMPFHSRGQFTQTVVGRVAEEDEKVSSTLIRGCLKDGAVAAVAHYLGRPYRTIGNVGHGDRRGRTIGFPTANLELEEDYLIPAPGVYAVKATVGGKTFDGVANIGFKPTFNEVTGAEPSIEVHLFNFNQNIYGDKMEVDWYKRLRPEQKFPSADALVTQIEADKAASEAFFAARNVSSR, encoded by the coding sequence ATGAAAACCATTAAACTGAAATACCCTCTTAAGGGAAATGATCAGGAAAGCCAGCAGAAAGTAATGGCACTCGGCTTTTTTGACGGCGTCCACCGCGGTCACAAGAAAGTGATCCAAACAGCTGTCAATAAGGCAGCAGAAGCAGGGATGGAAAGTGCAGTGATGACTTTTCATCCCCATCCCTCCGCCGTCCTCCGTAAAAGTGTCGAGCATGTGAGATATATTACACCGCCTCATGAAAAAGAAAAAGAAATCAGCAAGCTTGGTGTTGATGTACTTTACGTCGTTGAATTCAGCCATTCATTTGCGGATCTGCAGCCGCAAGAGTTTGTTGATGAGTATATAATCGGTCTTAATGTGAAGCATGTTGTAGCTGGTTTTGACTATTCGTACGGCCGTTTCGGCAAAGGTACGATGGAAACGATGCCCTTTCATTCGCGCGGTCAGTTTACCCAGACTGTTGTCGGCAGAGTGGCGGAAGAGGATGAAAAGGTCAGTTCGACTTTGATCAGGGGCTGCCTGAAAGATGGGGCGGTAGCTGCTGTTGCTCATTATCTTGGGCGGCCATACCGGACGATAGGAAACGTCGGTCACGGTGACAGGCGCGGCAGGACGATCGGGTTCCCGACAGCCAACCTAGAATTGGAAGAGGACTATCTTATCCCTGCCCCTGGTGTCTATGCTGTAAAAGCAACCGTCGGCGGCAAGACTTTTGACGGCGTGGCCAATATCGGATTCAAACCGACATTCAACGAGGTGACGGGTGCCGAACCTTCGATCGAAGTTCATTTGTTTAATTTTAATCAAAATATTTATGGTGATAAGATGGAAGTGGATTGGTATAAACGGCTCCGGCCCGAACAGAAATTTCCTTCTGCAGATGCGCTTGTCACCCAGATTGAAGCAGATAAGGCGGCATCTGAAGCCTTTTTTGCTGCGAGAAATGTGTCATCCCGCTGA
- a CDS encoding polysaccharide deacetylase family protein yields the protein MNRKMIHIIVFVLILAVSYSSFQNPYTAGYIDSLKESAEMVSGQKDPLYQEIKEKAPEFNEKPIDARVDRVWKAIPGYNGKKVDIAKSFKKMKKDGVFDEQKLVFKEIPPEITLKDLPPAPVYKGNEEKKMVSFLINVAWGNEYIPDMLKTLKEYNIEATFFLEGRWVKKYPELAKMIGEAGHEAGNHSHTHADFKVISAAGARAEMEQANEAIKAATGQTPVWFAPPGGSYRDEIVKIAAEQDMGTVLWSVDTVDWKKPAPQVILQRINSKVHPGAMILMHPTASTALALEPMIKKLKAQGYSISTVSALLNEKRHEAR from the coding sequence ATGAACAGAAAAATGATACATATCATCGTATTTGTATTGATACTGGCTGTTTCTTACAGTTCCTTTCAAAATCCATACACAGCTGGTTATATAGATAGCTTAAAAGAATCAGCCGAAATGGTCTCCGGGCAGAAGGACCCATTGTATCAGGAAATAAAAGAAAAAGCACCGGAGTTTAACGAGAAACCGATTGATGCGAGGGTAGACCGTGTATGGAAAGCGATCCCCGGATATAACGGAAAAAAAGTTGACATAGCAAAAAGCTTTAAAAAGATGAAAAAAGACGGGGTTTTTGATGAACAAAAGCTCGTCTTTAAGGAAATCCCGCCGGAGATCACCCTGAAAGACTTACCACCAGCACCGGTATATAAAGGCAATGAAGAGAAAAAAATGGTTTCCTTCCTCATCAATGTGGCATGGGGAAATGAATATATTCCCGATATGCTGAAAACGTTAAAGGAGTACAATATCGAAGCCACATTTTTTTTGGAAGGAAGATGGGTAAAAAAGTATCCGGAATTGGCTAAAATGATTGGGGAGGCCGGACATGAGGCCGGCAATCATTCACATACCCATGCCGATTTTAAAGTGATTTCCGCTGCAGGTGCGAGAGCGGAAATGGAGCAGGCGAACGAAGCGATCAAGGCAGCAACCGGACAGACGCCAGTATGGTTTGCGCCTCCTGGCGGAAGCTATCGCGATGAGATTGTGAAAATTGCTGCCGAACAGGATATGGGTACGGTACTCTGGTCTGTGGATACAGTTGATTGGAAAAAACCGGCCCCTCAGGTGATCCTTCAGCGAATCAACTCAAAAGTCCACCCGGGGGCGATGATTTTAATGCACCCGACTGCTTCCACGGCACTTGCGCTCGAACCGATGATAAAAAAGCTTAAGGCCCAGGGATACAGCATATCCACCGTTTCCGCATTATTAAACGAAAAGCGCCATGAAGCACGGTGA
- the rpsO gene encoding 30S ribosomal protein S15, which produces MAITQERKNELIAEYKTHDNDTGSPEVQIAILTDQINSLNEHLRTHKKDHHSRRGLLKMVGKRRNLLNYLRNKDITRYRELINKLGLRR; this is translated from the coding sequence ATGGCTATTACACAAGAACGTAAGAACGAACTTATCGCCGAGTATAAGACTCATGATAATGACACAGGTTCTCCAGAAGTACAAATTGCTATCCTTACTGACCAAATCAACAGTTTGAATGAGCACTTGCGTACTCACAAAAAGGATCATCATTCACGCCGCGGTCTATTGAAAATGGTAGGTAAACGCCGTAACTTGCTGAACTACCTGCGCAATAAAGACATTACGCGTTATCGTGAACTGATCAATAAACTTGGTTTGCGCCGATAA